The Theobroma cacao cultivar B97-61/B2 chromosome 1, Criollo_cocoa_genome_V2, whole genome shotgun sequence genome contains the following window.
TttctaatttccttttttaaaaaataaataaaattggaTTATGTCTATTTATgtaattaagtttatatattttttattttattctaataaattcttattttttaatttgtactTGCTAAAATCATTAGTcttgatgaaaaattaaatcGCACGTTGGACTCAAAGTCAactaatattttatgattGGTATGGTATATAATTAGGGATGAGTAAATGGATGGATTAAGTGGTTTGGTTTATCATACCTAATGATTAAATGGATcaagtatttttaaaaaattgaccaaaatcgaccaaatataaaattagttTGATCGGTTTAATTTTGAACCAAtagatcaaaattttattttatttttttacaaattataatattaaaacttataaactttatctataaatataaaatatatatacaaattatgtataaattaaatatatatatatatatataatattactttattatatatgtgTGAAATTAATGACAcaacttatatgttataatgttttatattaatatttgtataaataataacttattataaatgatatgttataaaaactcgaatgataattaataaagtttttaagtataatcatataaataaatattataagttatagtaatgcttatgaataaatgaaatatatataatatttatacaatcatatatatcataatattttatattatgaaatattattaagatgtaataattataacatattaatctATAGGATATTTactatcatatattataatattaacatataagttatattatttaaaatatataacttgtgatttcatattaatacagatttataaataaatatatataattaaaattaaattgctattattataatttgtatacgtatatataataaactaatatattttaagtacATTATTAGTTAAGTTTACTATTAAttcttcttaatatatataaacgatattttatatattaatatataaaaaattagtttaattttttaagtggATTggtatgaaaattttaaaacaaaaaatcgatccaaaaactaattaaatcaaatattttgaacCAATTGATTTAATGGATCAATTAAACCGAATCGTcttattcaaatcataataTAATCACATGATTTATTTCACATTAATTATCACGTGATTACATTAGTAATTAAGTGACCTCTTCAACTTCGAATAGAAACATTAATTACCACGTTTGTTACGCGAATAGCAAATGACATTTGTTAATTGTTTGTTAGAATTAAAGATTTATGtctatataaattaaaaaataaaaaattatttatgtatataagGACTTAATTGTATAAATAAACATGATTTAAGGGAATTTTATGTActtaaacccaaaaaaaaattaaggagGGGAAATTATGGCGTTAAGGTAATTATACGTGAAAAAATGGCGCTGATTTTTGGAGCTTTGTGAAGCTGCTAAAGGTACCGAAGCGTGTGATGACACGTTTATACCGGATTGACAAGCGTACGCATGTTATTGGCTGTTTCGAACTACAACCTTTTTGGGGAGGAGTCCGTTGTCGTTTCTCCGCAAGTGAAGTGAGGCATTTGCCTAAAGACGGAAGAAGcgataaaatcaaagaagatcGGCGGCCTCCCCTATCCCCAAATTCCCCCTATATTTACtccaaattacgaaaatagaTTCTTTACTCTTCTAGATATTCTATTTATAgcaataatttgttttaataagCCTAAGTCAAAGGTTCAAGTAGGGATTAAGGATTCAAATCAAGAACAAGGTTTTTGCTGATCGAGAAATTTGGGTTTCgtaaattttttgtaattattttatgatgtCATAAAAAACGGATCGTTATCATCattatctttttataataattataaaaaaacttttaatcaAGATAATACATTTCGAACAATTAAGAACTCAAATTTCTATGCATCAAAAATGAATTTGTAGtaatttttatgatatttttattcattgaaaaatttgggtttcatttttttaattattttataacatCATCTTTTTATGATACCTAAAAAATACTATCAATCACGACCATAGattccaaacaattaaatttgcCACTTACCATACAATCAATGTCCCAAAATGTCATTAATAATCGTAAATAAAAGATTAGCAAGTTAATCTATTTTAGAAATAACTGAAGagtttttgtttaaatttctACCTGTCAAATATACCAAGAAATATACTTTTCATGCTATTCTAAAATGAAATTCTTAATattatacaataatttaatgataaaatatgAAGTTTTCAACCTACATAACAATtctgatttattttttatattaaaaaaacaaaaacagttataaaatttatcaaatattttctatTGTCCCTTACTTTATTTAacattatataataatatgtaTTAAACAAACTAtttgcattaaacaaaatattttaaaggtaataatattttttaattaaataaaatcactCGTTAAACACAAAGATatctaattttttgtttttcttcttttgatttAGTCAAGTTGACCAAAACAGTCAACATAGAAAATAAcgataaactaaaaaaaaaatactctttctgtctattttttttaaatctaaaaatgatttttttttatttttaaaaattttaatatagaAACTTAATACGAATattcaagaaaataataaaaaagataattatttaataaccatataagaataaataattaaaaaaattcaaaggcGGTTTATTTAATAACCatataagaataaataattaaaaaattcaaaggcGGTTTACACCCgatgtaaaaaaaatagaaaaactaaaaatagaATGGCAATTTGTGTAAAAAGAGTGAAATGGAAAGGGCAATGAGAAGAAACAAATAGGGCCGGGTGGTGGCTCATGGCCGGCCTACTGGTTTCAAATTAATCGTTTGATGATTACCATAAATTCCACGCAAGCACCGCCCTTTTTAAACATTTCTTCTTTACCCAGATAATGCTCATagctctctttctctctctctgttgAACATTTTAGATTTTCCCCgaaagagattttagattgaagaagagaaaatcaCTCCTCTACGCACacagaagaaagaaagggaaaaaccCCAGGAAGGGGGAGGTTCATatcttttatttgattcaGAGCAAAGGGTTAGTTGTGGGGaaattgtttgtttttgttcaCGTATGTAATGCATCAGAAGAAATCGGAAGTTCAGATCGGAAAAGAAAGCAGCGGCGTCTCTTCCGATTTTAATCCCAAACCTTCCActgttcatcatcatcatcatcacctgCCATATCACCAGCAACAACATTTCCATTATCATCATCGTTTGCAACAGCAATCCGACACAACAGCGGCGGCCGGGACGGCGGCGACGACGGCAATAACAGCGGCGACGAAGACGTCGCCGATTGCTGTTTTCCCTCAAATAATTAACCAGAACCCTCCGGAAAATGACACGATTGCCCCACCTCCTTCGTCGTCGTCTTCCTCTTCTCCGACCCCTTACAAGAGACCCCTTTTGACCCAAACGCGTTCTCTCACGAAATCCCCAACTTTGTACCGTTTTACGGCGCCCCCACATTTCAATTCCAACAATACCCCttcatttttctcctttcCGGTTGCTGCTAAAGCCTCCGTCTATCGAATTCTCCGTCGTTTCAAGCACCTTCGTCGTTTACGGGTTCACCTACGCTTAATCCTCCTTTTATCTCTccctttcttttacttcttagTCTCACATCCAAGCCACTCCTTTTTCCTTGACTTCCTCTCCGCTTTTGCTTTCTCCGCTGCCcttcttttttcccttaaCCTCGCCCTCCCTCGCCTCCCTTCTATTCGCTTGTTCTTAGCCCGTTCTTTTCCGATTAAGCTCAAGTCATCATCTTCTTTATCAAGGTCGCATTTACCAGTGTTTTGGTCAATTGGGTCTCGGCCAAAATCCGAGAAGAGAGCGAATTCAGGGTGTTGGGTTCAAGTTTATAGCAACGGAGACGTTTATGAAGGGGAATTTCATAAGGGGAAGTGTGCAGGTAGCGGCgtttattactattatttgaGTGGACGGTACGAGGGGGATTGGGTGGATGGGAAGTATGACGGCTATGGGGTGGAAACGTGGGCAAGAGGAAGCCGGTATCGCGGGCAGTATAGGCAGGGTCTTAGGCATGGATTTGGGGTTTATAGGTTCTATACAGGGGATGTTTATGCAGGAGAGTGGTCTAATGGGCAGAGTCATGGGTGTGGAGTTCATACCTGTGAGGATGGAAGTCGGTATGTTGGGGAATTCAAATGGGGAGTCAAGCATGGACTTGGACATTACCATTTCAGGTAATGTAAAGATTGGTTTTcttgatttgtttttgttatatcTTTTTTTGGTGTTTGCTATGAATAATTATTGACTTTCTGATCGTTGCTatgagttttttcttttcttctcgtTGCTGCTTAATTGTCAGTTCATTATACGGTTGTTGATTTTGAGATGTCTTTCTTATTTTGCCGAGGTTCTTGGTGTTGGAATATGTTTACTTGGATACTCGTTCTTTGTTGTTGTAAGGTTTAGATGAATTTATTTGTGCACAATGTCTTTATGTACTATTATTTGTTGAGAAGTAGCATAAGGGTGGTAGGGGattggaaatttatttttctcagTGATTGTTCGgtgtttaaaaataaatgaaattatggttgTCACTTATAACAACTCAGAACCCATAGCTGATGGTTTTGTTGCATTGTCAGCACCCTATATTGTAGGATCTGATTGAGAACCTTGATAATTTCTTCCCTGGTTTTTTACATGGTTAGCTTGAATGGTAGAAAAGTTTCATTTAAATGAAGCTCAAACCAATTTAGGAGGAAGTttagttttatgtttaaatgaaGCTTTTCACCATGGGAGTTGCCTTTTCATTGAAAAACTTACTAGCTATCCACTTTGTGAGCATAGTTTTATTTGACAACTCATTCTGGATTTaatcttttgattttatatagGAATGGAGACACATATGCAGGGGAATATTTTGCGGACAAGATGCATGGATTTGGTGTCTATTGCTTTGCAAATGGCCATCGGTATGAGGGTGCTTGGCATGAGGGTAGAAGACAAGGGCTTGGAATGTATACGTTTAGAAATGGGGAAACGCAATCTGGTCATTGGCAAAATGGAATTCTTGATGTCCCAAGCACACAGAACGCTACATATCCTGTATCTCCTGTAGCTGTTTATCATTCTAAAGTACTTAATGCGGTGCAGGTACTTAACTTTTCTACTTTTATCTTTTACTATGCTCCTCTTTAAATATCAGTGAAGTGGTATTTGGTGCTGTAGGTGGTAATAAATTTTTCTACTTTACCTATCTTTAATTGGATGGTCCCTTGTTACGATCTCCTCAGCCATTCACTTTGGCATGACAAGAAAAGTAATTGCATGGCCTGGTTGCTGACCCTTGAGTGATTTGTATATAAAATACGATTCACTGATGTGAAATGTAGGGTGTAAACCTACAGTTATATATAGATGGACCTTTTTAGCCATTCAAAAGTAATGAGAGAAGGAGCCCAAGTTTCAAACCCCGGCATACAAAATGTATAGAAGAAAGGCCTAATAATCTTAAGACTTGACAGTCACAAAATTTTCCATGGCTTGTTTGGTAGTTTAGAATTTTGCTTGCAATTCAACAAAGTTGGCCATCCTTAACAGTCTTTACCGTTGTTTTGTCACATCACAAAGGATATAACAGTGTGAAACCTGATCATGTTTGACTGGTTCTGTGCTATGAGCAGGAGGCTCGACGGGCAGCGGAGAAAGCTTATGATGTAGCCAAGGTAGATGAGAGAGTGAACAAGGCAGTTGCTGCAGCTAATAGAGCAGCCAATGCAGCTAGAGTAATAGCAGTTAAAGCAGTTCAAAAGCAAATGCATCATAATAACAACGACAACAATCCCATTTCCATTGTGTGAGACTTCTGACAAACGGCTCATTTACCTTTGAAAATACATGAGATAGCAGCAAGAGGATGATGGCTTATgtgacttttcttttcaaatagCTTTGTGTTTTATACTGTCATCTTCTCACAGTCCTCGTTCTTTCATCAAGAGGCTGTAATTCAACATGCCTATGCATTGCATGCCTGGCATGGAGGAAGATGGCTGAAGGGTATTCAATCTTTTTTAACATCAAAATCACGTATACATGCTGGGAAGAAATTCCTAGAATAGAGGGGGTGGAGAAAAGAGATAGATTTGGTGATGGTGGTGGCGCCATTTTTCTAGTTAACTTTAGCTTTCCCGTCTTGGTACAGTTTTGTAAAGATGAGTTAGAGGTAATATAAGTGCTGGTGGGCAGGTGAAACCCCCCATCCAGCCAATGTTGTATGTGAACTTAATTGGTTTCtaagatgaaaagaaaatcatgcaTGTCTAAGTTGTTTCCTCATtctatcaaaagaaaaagcttcCTCATAAGCTTTGCAAACAGGTAATGGTCATGCAAGCCTTTGCTTCATTTAGTTTTCCTGTAAATTTGTAGCAGTGTATGATTTTGCACCCCAGGTATCATTGAATCCCATCACAACAAGGAGAACTTAACCAAGAAAACTCAAGTTTAGGAAAAAGTAGATATTGGTGGTAACATGTTGACCAACGAGTTAAAACTTAAAACGGTACACTTCTTTGTTTTATGCAGGACTCTATGGCTTGAAATTTTGCAGGTTCATGAGCATAATTGTTCTTTTAATTCACGAATCAAAAGTAAAGGAATACAATTCCAAACTAGTATTTTGGAAGCATTAGAGATCAAGATAAGACCAAAATCTCCTTTTAACTCTGAGGTGCAAGTTGCCACACACGCAGAAGGCCAGAAGAAAGAACCGCTGGAAGGGCTGCCTCTAGACAGCAGTCCCTACCTTAAAAGTACAAAGATATGGAGGACACAGGCTCAAGGAATCAAGGACAGAAGAAAACCTCGGTGATGCTACCCAACAGTAGAGGCATATCCGATGGAAAAGCAAATGACATGAAAGGATGCTTTTAATCAGAATAATATCCATTTTATGAGAAATTTATGATGTTTCATGAGCTATTATTGAACAATTTTTTGGTGATTGAATCATAAGACAGTTCTCACTTCATCAACAATCATGACCCAGGAATGGGTCCATGCAATCAGGAATACAGCCATTAACAAGAAATAATAGAGTAAACACCAAAACTGCTTCAATTGATTCAAGATTTCAAAATATCCCCAAAGGAAAATCCAATTGAAAACACTTGCATGAGGCACTACAGTCAGTTCCATGTATCaactagaaaagaaaaaacacaaCAGAATTTATCAATCAAATTAACTCTCAGTCTGCTCCCTCAGCCTCCGAATGGTGCTTCTGACGGTCACAGCACTTGCAGTGCTGCCATAAACAAACAAGATAGTAATTAGAAATACAGCAAAAGCTAAGATGAACATACGAAATTGCAAGAGATGGCTAACAAGATCTTACTTCAAAGTGTAAGCACCCCCAGCTTTCACTTTGCCACAGTCTTTGCATCCCCAAATTCCCACAGCTTTCCTCTTCACTGCATACTGCAATCATTAATAACATGTTAAGCTCAAATAAGAAGCTATCAAGCATATCAAATCATCTTGACTCAAACAAATAGGAAACTTACCTTTCCACAGAACTCACAGAAGTACTTGCTGTGCTGACTGACCTCCATCTTCTTAATCTGCTTACGCAGACTGGCCCCATATCGGGTACCTGAAATTTACCAGCTGTTAGCAACATCTCTAAATACACTGATGCACAGgccaaaaacattaaaaaatattccaAAGTACTTCAAAGAGTCAAGACGGGACACAAAGCCCCAAATCCCCATGATTATTATAAACACATGCATCCAACCATCGAGTTTTCAGCCATAACAGTCCGTAAACAGAATCAACCCATACAAACAACATGCAAACAAGATATTAAACTGCTATTAACAATAAAAGATTCCTCATTTTCAGAAACATGATGGCATTTCAATAATAGAGCACAATAGTTCACATTATGGTTTATATCTCATGAAACATGTCAAATTCAAAACGACCCAACTTCATAAAATCTAGACCGAGCACGTACCATATTTCCCAACAATACCAGCCTTCTTGGTTCTCTTTGTCTGCATAAAATTAAAGCAGTGCAAGAGCTAACATAAGCTACCAACTTAAAACAGAACTACAAACTTTAACAtatgaaaagaacaaaaaagacTTAACTTTGAtcacaacaaaacaaaataaacaatCATACCAATTAACAATGGACTTAAATTTCAGCGAAATTAAAAGTGTATCTTCAAAATTAAGAGACTTTTTCACTTTCCATTATTGTTCAAAGCAATTTCAGATGAAAAAgcggataaaaaaaaatcagttgCCAAGAGTTGGAAACATGAAAGGAAACTATCAACAACGGTGATTTAAATGACACTGAAAATGCAACATTTTGGTAAAATCTTAGGAGAAATGGCGAAGGAATTCAAGCGAAAGAGAAGCCTTACCATTTTGCGATGCGAGAGGAACGGAGCAGAAACCCTAGAAATCCACAATCGCTAGGCTGCGCAGCTAATTTAACAGAGGAATCAACCGCTTGTTTGTTTATATACGGGTGACAATGATTTGCCCTAAAACCCGACCCAACTCCCAACTTCAATGCAAGCCCATTAAGACTTTTTAACCGACCTGGGCCACAGAACCCGGCCCAAAGTAtggataaataaaatttaaattttctattctttttcatttttccttttttttttataacaatAAATAAGAATGGTGTACGTAAAATCAAGATTTACTTATTCATACTCTATTGAAACtcaattaaaaatcaacatttaaacttaattcaaaataaaaaataattttcaaaattaatttttatgtatattattaataaaataaaattaataaatcaaaatttaaaatcatattcaaaaccattcatgaattttagtatgtgttatattaattataaataatttataaaatatatataactacaatttaatattacaaattattatttatgattGATACTCAATGATTATTACTGAACTATGACTTACTGACGCGTGATTCGTGATGGATTATAAGATAATATTTTGGCTTCCAATGATAAAAGCGATTCTATTTTATATTCTTTAATCTCTCCCTATTCCAACATCCAACGAATAATCGCAGGGAACAAAGCAAAACTCCAGCTTgtctgaatttttttttttgttcttctgtttcttcttgtGGTCGTCTTCCTCCTTTGCTCTTCCCCCGCATCGAAGGATATAAAAAGAAGCTCCAAGGCCAAACCTTGTGATTGTTTCCAGAAGAATTGACCTTTACAGTCTCCAGAATGTACCCGCAAGGCATGCAGTACCATTACCCGCCGCCGATGCTGATCAACTGTTCCAACTGCCGGACCCCTTTACAGCTCCCGCAGGGTGCCCGATCCATCCGTTGCGCCATCTGTCAAGCCGTTACAAACATCGCAGACCCTCGCTCCGTTCCTCCCCCTCCGTCTCAATCGCCGGCTCCTTCCACGCATGGCCCTCCTCCGCCTTCTTCTCCGTCCCCTTACAACCACGCGCCCCCGGGACCACCTGCCCACGCGTACGGGAGGAAAAGGGCGGTGATTTGCGGGATTTCGTATAGATACTCGAGGCACGAGCTCAAAGGTTGCATTAATGACGCCAAGTGCATGCGTTACCTTCTCATCAACAAGTTTAAGTTTCCCGAAGATTCCATTCTCATGCTCACTGGTAAGATTCTCCTTTTCTCCTGTTAATTTcatatctttttcctttttatatgATTCTGTGGATAAATATGTTGAATTTGACCTGATTCTGTTGAGAGTGATTTAATTGGGTAACAAATTTTTAAGGTATAAAGGTTGAGTTTTGATGAATCAGATCAGCCATAAAGGTGATAGTTACCTTAGAGAATCTTACATCTCTGATTGATGCATTTATGCTATGGTGTTTGATGACGTTTACTTAGTTAAGTATgtaaatgaagattttgagaGTTAAGTAGggtgttaattatttttaaatgcagAAGAGGAAACTGATCCAAACAGGCTTCCAACGAAGCAGAATCTGAGGATGGCATTTTATTGGTTAGTACAAGGTTGTCAACCTGGTGATTCTCTGTTGTTTCACTACTCGGGCCATGGTTCGCGGCAGAGGAATTACAATGGTGATGAAGTTGATGGGTATGATGAGACTCTATGTCCTTTGGATTTTGAAACACAAGGGATGATTGTCGATGATGAGATCAATGCAACTATTGTTAGACCTCTGCCTCATGGGGTTAAGCTACATGCAATGATTGATGCTTGCCATAGTGGAACTGTGTTGGATTTACCATTCCTTTGTAGAATGAACAGGTTAGTTGCTATTTAACATGCTTATACATCATTAATTCATGATTGGGATTCCCAAGTAATTTTGTCAGAATTGGAATCTCTATTCTTTAAAggacaaatttattttacacGTCTGATGAAGGGAGGAAAAAGAACTGGAAAGGACCTACTTATGGTCCATCTGAAGTGGCTCTTAGGAGGGGTGATCCAGAAACTTTTCCTACCCTTTGGCATTTTTTATCATCAACTATGCTGTTTTATATCCTCTGGAAGTTGATGCCTATCTTGGACACAGGTCTGGACAGTATATATGGGAGGACCATCGTCCAGCATCAGGTTTATGGAAGGGAACAAGTGGTGGAGAAGTAATTTCCTTTAGTGGTTGTGATGATCATCAAACCTCTGCTGATACATCTGTAAGTTTCAGAAAAGCTGATTAGATCTCTTGAAATTTTAGTCCTGAGGGCATTTTAGATctcaaaaaactgaaaaatattttaatgcttTGGGGAGCAGGCTTTATCGAAGATTACATCCACTGGTGCTATGACATTCTGCTTCATCCAAGCCATTGAGCGTGGGCATGGGGCTACGTATGGGAGCATACTCACTGCAATGCGCAATGCAATTCGAAGTGTGGGGGGCGGTGACGTTGGTGGTGGTGCTGTTACGTCCCTCATCACCATGCTTTTGACAGGAGGTAGTGTTGGTATCGGTGGTGGGCTGAGACAGGTAGGGTTTGCATGACCAATTTATTCAAATCTCTCTGTTTCCATACTTATCAAGttaattttcctttggttGATTATATACAAGTCAAAACATACCACACACAAATACGTACACACTTGTGCATGTTTAGCAAGGTTTATATGTATGTAAAAATGATTGTGCCAATTATTTGAGTAACCTTTGAGATTGGAGCAAACTTTGTTGGTAAAACAACTGAAAGTGTGATCAGGAGTCttaatttgttgtttgttttAGAATCTGGAACTATACAGTGAAACATCAATGCGAACATCATTTTGGCTTCCTAGGATAAATCAGGAGAAGCTGCCAACACCGAACCTTCTAATttgcaaaaaatttgaagataatatgtgattgaggAGTTTCTGaccttttcttttgtgtttttattgTTTCACAGGAGCCCCAATTAACAGCCTGCGAGCCATTTGATGTGTATGCAAAACCTTTCTCCTTTTGAGTCTCtctttttgtataatttttgaTTCATGCTGTTTGtagattgattttatttatatatgtagaCAAGGAGATGGATTTCAAGTTTTGTTCCAAAATAAATTGGTTGGGCAAGAATTTTATCGGATCCCTGCAAGTTACAAGCAGGCATTTATCATTACTATTGATACATGTTTCTTTATTTAGTACaattttgttatattattGCCCCAATACTGGAAATTCCATTTAAAGAGTGAATCAGAGATtgctttaaatataaattggTGAAGCCATGCTTAATTTCTCAACTTGGAAGCCTCAGATCAAACTTTGAAGCCTTATGCACCAATGGCATTCAAGATAATGTCCTCAGTTTCAGTTCTTTGAACAAcatttcaaagttttaaaactTGTAAAATAATCATGAAGTTTTTGGGATAAAAgggtgaaagaaaaaaataacagAC
Protein-coding sequences here:
- the LOC18614537 gene encoding 60S ribosomal protein L37a isoform X2 — protein: MTKRTKKAGIVGKYGTRYGASLRKQIKKMEVSQHSKYFCEFCGKYAVKRKAVGIWGCKDCGKVKAGGAYTLNTASAVTVRSTIRRLREQTES
- the LOC18614538 gene encoding metacaspase-1, whose translation is MYPQGMQYHYPPPMLINCSNCRTPLQLPQGARSIRCAICQAVTNIADPRSVPPPPSQSPAPSTHGPPPPSSPSPYNHAPPGPPAHAYGRKRAVICGISYRYSRHELKGCINDAKCMRYLLINKFKFPEDSILMLTEEETDPNRLPTKQNLRMAFYWLVQGCQPGDSLLFHYSGHGSRQRNYNGDEVDGYDETLCPLDFETQGMIVDDEINATIVRPLPHGVKLHAMIDACHSGTVLDLPFLCRMNRSGQYIWEDHRPASGLWKGTSGGEVISFSGCDDHQTSADTSALSKITSTGAMTFCFIQAIERGHGATYGSILTAMRNAIRSVGGGDVGGGAVTSLITMLLTGGSVGIGGGLRQEPQLTACEPFDVYAKPFSF
- the LOC18614536 gene encoding uncharacterized protein LOC18614536 encodes the protein MHQKKSEVQIGKESSGVSSDFNPKPSTVHHHHHHLPYHQQQHFHYHHRLQQQSDTTAAAGTAATTAITAATKTSPIAVFPQIINQNPPENDTIAPPPSSSSSSSPTPYKRPLLTQTRSLTKSPTLYRFTAPPHFNSNNTPSFFSFPVAAKASVYRILRRFKHLRRLRVHLRLILLLSLPFFYFLVSHPSHSFFLDFLSAFAFSAALLFSLNLALPRLPSIRLFLARSFPIKLKSSSSLSRSHLPVFWSIGSRPKSEKRANSGCWVQVYSNGDVYEGEFHKGKCAGSGVYYYYLSGRYEGDWVDGKYDGYGVETWARGSRYRGQYRQGLRHGFGVYRFYTGDVYAGEWSNGQSHGCGVHTCEDGSRYVGEFKWGVKHGLGHYHFRNGDTYAGEYFADKMHGFGVYCFANGHRYEGAWHEGRRQGLGMYTFRNGETQSGHWQNGILDVPSTQNATYPVSPVAVYHSKVLNAVQEARRAAEKAYDVAKVDERVNKAVAAANRAANAARVIAVKAVQKQMHHNNNDNNPISIV
- the LOC18614537 gene encoding 60S ribosomal protein L37a isoform X1; protein product: MQTKRTKKAGIVGKYGTRYGASLRKQIKKMEVSQHSKYFCEFCGKYAVKRKAVGIWGCKDCGKVKAGGAYTLNTASAVTVRSTIRRLREQTES